The Corynebacterium glaucum genome includes a region encoding these proteins:
- a CDS encoding phosphoribosyl-ATP diphosphatase — MKTFDELFAELSAKAAERPSGSGTVEALDNGEHFIGKKIIEEAGEVWIAAEYQSDAELAEEMSQLLYWTQVMMLKRGLTPDDVYKYL; from the coding sequence GTGAAAACCTTCGACGAGCTCTTCGCTGAACTGTCCGCCAAGGCCGCTGAACGCCCGTCCGGCTCGGGGACGGTGGAGGCGCTGGATAACGGCGAGCATTTCATTGGCAAGAAGATCATCGAGGAAGCCGGGGAAGTTTGGATCGCCGCCGAGTACCAGTCGGATGCTGAGCTCGCCGAGGAGATGAGCCAGCTTCTGTACTGGACCCAGGTGATGATGCTCAAGCGCGGACTCACCCCGGACGACGTGTACAAGTACCTCTAA
- a CDS encoding HAD family hydrolase, whose protein sequence is MSSAPAAVFWDMDGTLIDTEPLWGIATYELGELLGRPLTAEVRERTVGVNFDTTLRIVAEWAGHSLVDGDVERYKAWMYARMRELLSEGVEVNPGVGELLVALKQRGTPMLVCTNTERELADACIDVVGREFFVDTITADEVARAKPHAEMYLEAARRVGVDPADCLVVEDSWSGMSAGAAAGCVVLGLATEVPEGVTVFDPAQFVGADASDVDAWFTQAASV, encoded by the coding sequence TTGAGTAGTGCGCCCGCCGCAGTGTTTTGGGACATGGACGGCACCCTCATCGACACCGAACCCCTCTGGGGCATCGCCACCTACGAACTCGGCGAGCTCCTCGGCCGTCCGCTGACCGCCGAGGTGCGCGAGCGGACCGTCGGAGTCAACTTCGACACCACCTTGCGGATAGTCGCGGAGTGGGCGGGGCATTCGCTTGTCGACGGCGATGTCGAACGCTACAAGGCATGGATGTACGCCCGGATGCGGGAGCTGCTTTCCGAGGGCGTAGAGGTCAACCCTGGAGTCGGGGAGTTGCTTGTAGCGCTGAAGCAGCGTGGCACCCCGATGCTGGTGTGCACCAACACTGAACGCGAGTTGGCGGATGCCTGCATCGACGTGGTTGGGCGGGAGTTCTTCGTGGACACAATCACCGCAGATGAGGTGGCGCGTGCGAAACCGCACGCGGAGATGTACCTGGAGGCGGCCCGCCGGGTGGGCGTAGACCCCGCGGATTGCCTGGTTGTTGAGGATTCTTGGAGCGGAATGAGCGCTGGAGCCGCCGCCGGGTGTGTCGTGCTCGGCCTGGCAACTGAGGTGCCGGAAGGTGTTACCGTGTTTGACCCAGCGCAGTTTGTTGGAGCGGATGCGAGCGACGTCGATGCGTGGTTTACGCAAGCAGCGTCTGTCTGA
- the mshC gene encoding cysteine--1-D-myo-inosityl 2-amino-2-deoxy-alpha-D-glucopyranoside ligase: MHAWPTPSVPAVAGDPVPLQLHDTADQRVKPVDVTPDSNGEVGMYVCGITPYDSTHLGHAATYLTFDLVYRQLLANGHQVRYVQNVTDVDDPLFERAERDGVDWRELGNSQIDLFRSDMEELSVIPPRDYIGAMEAIDEVITMVQRLLDNGAAYELTDPESGVTDIYAPIDATTQFGYESNLDRATMEAYFAERGGDPERPGKHDPLDALLWRGHRDGEPAWESPFGAGRPGWHIECSAIATNRLGAQFAIQGGGSDLAFPHHEFSAAHAEAAYGTPRMAGHYVHAGMIALDGVKMSKSLGNLVFVHKLTEAGHNPSAIRLAVFAGHYREDRDFSQDILDDAERRLELWRTNLSQEVEEERVQGVVDKLREALANDLNTPAALKLLDEAPGDHDSKLAAAIEGLLGVRVGA, encoded by the coding sequence ATGCATGCTTGGCCGACTCCGTCCGTACCCGCCGTCGCCGGCGATCCAGTCCCGTTGCAGCTACACGACACCGCTGATCAACGCGTCAAACCCGTCGATGTCACTCCGGACTCGAACGGTGAAGTGGGCATGTATGTCTGCGGCATCACCCCGTACGACTCAACCCACCTCGGCCACGCAGCTACCTACTTAACTTTCGACCTGGTTTATCGGCAGCTTCTCGCCAACGGTCATCAGGTGCGGTACGTACAAAACGTCACCGACGTGGACGACCCGCTGTTCGAGCGCGCGGAGCGCGATGGCGTCGACTGGCGCGAACTCGGCAACAGCCAGATCGACCTCTTCCGCAGCGACATGGAAGAGCTCAGTGTCATCCCGCCGCGGGACTACATCGGCGCCATGGAGGCCATCGATGAAGTCATCACGATGGTGCAGCGCCTCCTTGACAACGGCGCCGCGTATGAGCTCACCGACCCGGAGTCTGGCGTGACCGATATTTACGCTCCCATCGATGCCACAACGCAGTTCGGCTACGAATCCAACCTGGATCGCGCCACCATGGAGGCATATTTTGCAGAGCGTGGTGGCGATCCGGAACGGCCCGGCAAGCACGACCCGCTCGACGCGTTGCTGTGGCGTGGCCACCGCGACGGCGAACCAGCATGGGAGTCTCCGTTCGGCGCCGGACGGCCGGGTTGGCACATCGAATGCTCGGCAATTGCGACGAACCGCCTCGGCGCGCAGTTTGCTATCCAGGGCGGCGGCTCCGACCTCGCTTTCCCACACCACGAGTTCTCCGCGGCACATGCCGAAGCGGCTTACGGCACCCCGCGCATGGCGGGCCACTACGTGCACGCCGGCATGATTGCGCTCGACGGTGTCAAGATGTCGAAGTCGCTGGGCAACCTCGTTTTCGTGCACAAGCTCACCGAGGCGGGCCACAACCCGTCCGCGATCCGTCTCGCGGTGTTCGCCGGGCACTACCGCGAGGACCGGGATTTCTCCCAGGACATCCTCGACGACGCCGAGCGCCGACTCGAGCTTTGGCGTACGAACCTCTCACAGGAGGTGGAGGAAGAGCGGGTGCAAGGGGTCGTCGATAAGCTTCGTGAGGCTCTTGCGAACGATCTGAACACTCCTGCTGCCCTGAAGCTTCTCGACGAAGCCCCGGGCGACCATGACAGCAAGCTTGCTGCGGCAATCGAGGGTCTGCTCGGCGTGCGTGTTGGCGCATAA
- a CDS encoding undecaprenyl-diphosphate phosphatase codes for MTESMTWLQVIVLSVVQGLTEFLPVSSSGHLRIVSELFWGQDAGASFTAVIQLGTELAVLVFFAKDIWRILTAWVAGVLDKSKRGFDYRMGWMVIAGTIPVGLAGVLLKDLIRENFRNLWITATVLILFSFVFILAERKGRKTRGFEELTMKDAILMGLWQCLALIPGVSRSGGTISGGLFLNLDREVATRFSFLLAIPAVLASGLFSLPDAFDPQAGQSASGLQLLVGSGIGFVLGYISIAWLLKFVSHHSFAWFAAYRIPLGIIVMILLATGVMQPY; via the coding sequence ATGACCGAATCAATGACTTGGCTCCAAGTTATCGTGTTGTCCGTTGTGCAGGGATTGACCGAGTTTCTCCCTGTGTCCTCATCGGGCCACCTCCGCATCGTGTCCGAGCTGTTCTGGGGCCAGGACGCGGGCGCGAGCTTCACCGCCGTGATCCAACTGGGCACCGAGCTCGCGGTGCTGGTCTTCTTTGCCAAGGACATCTGGCGCATCCTCACGGCATGGGTTGCCGGGGTGCTGGACAAGTCCAAGCGCGGATTCGACTACCGAATGGGCTGGATGGTCATCGCGGGTACGATCCCGGTCGGCCTTGCGGGTGTGCTGCTTAAGGATCTGATCCGCGAGAACTTCCGCAACCTCTGGATCACCGCCACGGTGCTGATCCTCTTCTCCTTCGTCTTCATCCTCGCCGAGCGCAAGGGACGCAAGACCCGTGGGTTCGAGGAACTGACCATGAAGGACGCGATCCTCATGGGTCTGTGGCAGTGCCTCGCGCTGATTCCGGGTGTGTCCCGTTCCGGCGGCACCATCTCTGGCGGTTTGTTCCTGAACCTCGACCGCGAGGTGGCTACCAGGTTCTCCTTCCTGCTGGCCATCCCCGCGGTGCTCGCGTCGGGCTTGTTCTCGCTTCCCGACGCCTTCGACCCGCAGGCCGGCCAATCCGCGTCCGGGCTGCAGCTTCTGGTCGGATCGGGCATCGGCTTCGTGCTCGGCTACATCTCGATTGCATGGTTGCTGAAGTTCGTTTCACACCACTCGTTCGCCTGGTTTGCGGCGTACCGCATCCCGCTTGGAATCATCGTTATGATCCTCCTGGCAACCGGAGTCATGCAGCCCTACTAG
- a CDS encoding quinone-dependent dihydroorotate dehydrogenase, translating into MKLYDAALKAMFLLPPERIHGVMSTALHLLHVARPVNRAMERVVRVHDPALEQELFGVRFPAPLGLAAGFDKNATAVDAWGAIGFGYAELGTVTPKPQPGNPAPRLFRLPKDKAILNRMGFNNEGALDAAQRLKAKRSNDVIGINIGKNKTQQDAVTDYRAGATVLGPLADYLVVNVSSPNTPGLRDLQAVEELRPILQVVVEATDTPVLVKIAPDLSDEDVDAVADLALDLGLAGIVATNTTISRDGLSTPAGDVEAMGAGGISGAPLADRALEVLTRLYNRVGDQLVLISVGGIMTPEQAWERITAGASLLQGYTPFIYGGPGWIRGVHQGVVKQLKLHGLSHISEAVGSGLTWKDGAE; encoded by the coding sequence ATGAAGCTCTACGACGCCGCACTCAAAGCCATGTTCCTTCTTCCGCCGGAGCGCATTCACGGTGTCATGAGCACCGCGCTGCACTTGCTGCATGTCGCACGGCCCGTGAACCGCGCCATGGAGCGCGTGGTGCGGGTCCACGATCCGGCACTGGAGCAGGAACTCTTCGGCGTGCGCTTCCCGGCACCCTTGGGTTTGGCTGCTGGTTTCGATAAGAACGCCACCGCCGTTGACGCGTGGGGCGCCATCGGATTTGGCTACGCCGAGCTGGGCACCGTAACCCCGAAACCGCAGCCCGGCAACCCCGCGCCGCGCCTGTTCCGCCTGCCGAAGGACAAGGCGATCTTGAACCGCATGGGATTCAACAACGAGGGCGCACTCGATGCGGCGCAGCGTCTCAAAGCCAAGCGCTCGAATGACGTCATCGGCATCAACATCGGCAAGAACAAGACTCAACAGGACGCAGTGACCGATTACCGCGCCGGCGCGACGGTGCTGGGTCCGCTCGCTGACTACTTGGTGGTCAACGTTTCCTCCCCGAACACACCGGGGCTTCGAGACCTCCAAGCAGTCGAGGAACTGCGGCCAATTCTGCAAGTTGTTGTTGAGGCGACGGACACGCCTGTACTGGTGAAAATCGCACCAGATCTCTCCGACGAGGATGTCGATGCCGTGGCAGACCTCGCCCTAGATCTCGGACTCGCCGGCATCGTCGCAACCAACACCACCATTTCCCGCGACGGCCTCTCCACGCCTGCTGGAGACGTCGAGGCGATGGGAGCCGGCGGCATTTCCGGCGCGCCGCTCGCGGACCGCGCGCTTGAGGTGCTTACCCGCCTGTACAACCGCGTGGGCGATCAGCTGGTGCTCATCAGCGTCGGCGGCATCATGACGCCCGAGCAGGCGTGGGAACGAATCACCGCGGGGGCAAGCCTGCTGCAGGGCTACACGCCGTTCATCTACGGCGGTCCGGGGTGGATCCGGGGCGTGCACCAGGGCGTCGTTAAGCAATTGAAGCTCCATGGCCTCAGCCATATCTCTGAGGCTGTAGGCAGCGGCCTTACATGGAAAGACGGCGCAGAATAA
- a CDS encoding YbhB/YbcL family Raf kinase inhibitor-like protein, which translates to MTASYISDRFPGPDPYAPLKDVLSFELSSADFQDGEELPDKHAGGDAVSPQLAWSGLPEGTKSIAVTCFDPDAPTASGFWHWSAFNIPASVTELPAGAGSEAGLGVGATVLTGDSGVQGYYGANPPQGHGPHRYLFAVHAVDTEFDPEEIANPTQLGFNLFFHTLGRAILWGWYENK; encoded by the coding sequence ATGACTGCTTCTTATATTTCTGATCGATTCCCTGGCCCAGATCCGTACGCTCCGCTGAAGGACGTGCTTAGTTTCGAACTCTCCTCGGCCGACTTCCAGGACGGCGAAGAGCTGCCCGACAAGCATGCTGGTGGCGACGCGGTTAGCCCGCAGCTCGCCTGGTCTGGTCTGCCCGAGGGCACCAAGTCCATCGCCGTGACATGCTTCGACCCAGACGCGCCGACCGCCTCCGGGTTCTGGCACTGGTCTGCATTCAACATTCCGGCCAGTGTCACCGAACTTCCCGCAGGCGCCGGTTCAGAAGCTGGGCTGGGCGTAGGAGCTACGGTGTTGACCGGCGACTCCGGCGTCCAGGGCTATTACGGCGCTAACCCGCCGCAGGGGCACGGCCCGCACCGCTACCTCTTCGCCGTCCACGCGGTGGACACGGAGTTCGACCCGGAAGAGATCGCGAATCCGACGCAGCTTGGTTTCAACCTCTTCTTTCACACCCTTGGACGCGCCATCCTCTGGGGTTGGTACGAGAACAAGTAG
- a CDS encoding TVP38/TMEM64 family protein, translated as MPKLSARRIFLLILAAAVFIAAWAVLDVPPLAVLRQWADETGPWFPVLFWLLYIAVTQFPIPRTIMTVSSGILLGSALGITVAVTATMVSAVVSLLIVRFLLRDFVAPRLTHPSIETINQRLEARGWLAVASLRMIAFVPFSILNYTAALTRVPVLPFAIGTFVGSLPGTIVTVLFGDTLTGEASPVVVVATVILSLAGFAGLLADALLPASVKPDATRTRPGVKPQR; from the coding sequence GTGCCGAAGCTCTCCGCACGCCGCATCTTCCTTCTCATCCTCGCAGCTGCCGTGTTCATTGCCGCGTGGGCAGTGCTCGATGTCCCCCCGCTCGCAGTGCTGCGCCAATGGGCGGATGAGACCGGCCCGTGGTTCCCTGTGCTGTTCTGGCTGCTCTACATTGCGGTCACCCAGTTCCCGATTCCCCGCACCATCATGACGGTGTCTTCCGGCATCCTGCTCGGCAGCGCGCTGGGCATCACCGTCGCTGTGACCGCCACCATGGTCTCCGCGGTGGTTTCGTTGCTCATCGTGCGCTTTCTGCTGCGGGACTTTGTGGCGCCGCGGCTCACGCACCCGTCAATCGAGACCATTAACCAGCGACTCGAAGCCCGCGGATGGCTCGCCGTCGCCAGCCTGCGCATGATCGCATTCGTCCCCTTCTCCATCCTCAACTACACGGCGGCACTCACTCGTGTGCCGGTTCTGCCGTTTGCAATCGGGACCTTCGTGGGCTCGCTGCCAGGCACTATCGTCACGGTTCTCTTCGGAGATACCCTCACAGGAGAAGCCTCGCCAGTGGTCGTCGTCGCCACCGTCATACTGAGTCTTGCAGGTTTCGCAGGATTGCTTGCCGACGCCCTCTTACCCGCCTCGGTCAAACCTGACGCGACAAGAACGCGGCCGGGAGTAAAGCCTCAGAGGTAG
- a CDS encoding MarR family transcriptional regulator has protein sequence MIGVHARYRGRDKRRADVVARSAEVLATLPGVSPFEMVSVEDIRTDVDSPEAALNLVMALLSDGNWAIGLGITHNGRGVYAASDAVGTRPAQVKVGVDTRHPGTAAEDIAAIFTLIGHVLHKRTLEGREATSLVRSGMNQNEAARELGISKQAMSQRLQAAGWQAEQSGWKLALHLITRAEADQATGSTGSTDPVAGA, from the coding sequence ATGATTGGCGTCCATGCACGGTACCGAGGCCGCGACAAGCGGCGCGCTGACGTGGTTGCCCGATCCGCCGAGGTGCTGGCGACTCTGCCGGGAGTCTCGCCGTTTGAGATGGTGAGCGTGGAGGACATCCGCACCGACGTAGATTCGCCGGAAGCCGCACTGAACCTAGTAATGGCCCTGCTCTCCGACGGCAATTGGGCAATCGGGCTTGGTATCACGCACAACGGGCGCGGCGTCTACGCAGCATCCGACGCGGTTGGTACGCGCCCCGCGCAGGTGAAGGTCGGAGTGGATACCCGCCACCCCGGCACGGCAGCGGAGGATATCGCAGCGATATTCACCCTCATCGGCCACGTACTGCACAAGCGAACCTTAGAGGGCCGCGAAGCGACCTCACTCGTGCGCAGCGGAATGAACCAAAACGAAGCGGCCCGCGAGCTGGGCATCTCCAAACAGGCGATGAGCCAGCGTCTGCAGGCCGCTGGGTGGCAGGCGGAACAATCCGGGTGGAAGCTCGCTCTGCACCTAATCACCCGGGCCGAGGCTGATCAGGCCACTGGATCTACTGGTTCTACTGACCCGGTTGCGGGGGCATAG
- a CDS encoding SPFH domain-containing protein: protein MGALIAFTVIIVLVASLLFASVKLIPQGEAAVIERLGRYTRTVSGGLTLLVPYVDRVRARVDTRERVVSFPPQAVITQDNLTVAIDTVVTFQINDPAKAIYGVDNYLVGVEQISVATLRDVVGGMTLEETLTSRETINRRLRGELDAATAKWGLRISRVELKAIDPPPSIQQSMEMQMKADREKRAMILTAEGKRESDIKTAEGEKQARILSAEGEKHAAILNAEAERQAVILRAEGERAAKFLEAQGEARAIQKVNAAIKSAGVTPELLAYQYLDKLPKIANNEAATMWMIPSQFGNSLEQFARAFADKDDDGVFRYEAERVDDATREMAGQDDTDKWFDTSTDPELAKALAEARAVANKHVDEPDPTQHPAPASPREEAPRESSQREIESGSGIVSRVRAGEPVSPAVESQPRQEAQREPVQPSELRPEDYGQFQRPPMPPQPGQ from the coding sequence ATGGGAGCGCTTATCGCTTTTACCGTCATCATTGTCCTGGTGGCGTCACTGCTGTTCGCATCTGTGAAGTTGATCCCCCAGGGTGAGGCCGCTGTGATCGAGCGCCTCGGCCGCTACACCCGCACGGTGTCCGGTGGTCTCACGCTGCTGGTTCCGTACGTAGATCGCGTCCGCGCACGCGTCGACACCCGTGAACGCGTCGTGTCGTTCCCGCCGCAGGCGGTAATTACCCAAGACAACCTGACCGTTGCGATTGACACAGTGGTGACCTTCCAGATCAACGACCCGGCGAAGGCCATCTACGGCGTGGACAACTACCTCGTTGGTGTTGAGCAAATCTCGGTGGCGACCCTGCGCGATGTTGTCGGCGGCATGACTCTGGAAGAGACGCTGACCTCCCGCGAGACCATCAACCGCCGTCTGCGTGGCGAGCTCGATGCGGCGACCGCGAAGTGGGGGCTGCGCATCAGCCGAGTTGAGCTCAAGGCAATTGATCCGCCGCCATCGATCCAGCAATCGATGGAAATGCAGATGAAGGCGGACCGCGAGAAGCGCGCGATGATCCTCACCGCGGAAGGTAAGCGCGAATCCGACATCAAGACGGCCGAGGGTGAGAAGCAGGCGCGAATCCTTTCTGCGGAAGGCGAAAAGCACGCTGCAATCTTGAACGCCGAGGCAGAACGCCAGGCGGTCATCCTGCGAGCAGAGGGTGAGCGAGCGGCCAAGTTCCTCGAGGCTCAGGGTGAGGCGCGCGCGATCCAAAAGGTTAACGCAGCCATCAAGTCGGCGGGTGTCACGCCTGAACTCCTTGCGTACCAGTACCTGGACAAGCTGCCCAAGATAGCGAATAACGAGGCGGCGACGATGTGGATGATCCCGTCGCAGTTCGGAAACTCGCTGGAGCAGTTCGCCCGTGCCTTCGCGGATAAGGACGACGACGGTGTGTTCCGCTACGAGGCGGAGCGCGTCGACGATGCGACCCGCGAGATGGCCGGCCAGGACGACACGGACAAATGGTTCGACACCTCTACCGACCCGGAGCTAGCTAAGGCACTTGCCGAAGCCCGCGCAGTGGCCAATAAGCACGTCGACGAGCCGGACCCGACGCAGCATCCGGCTCCAGCTAGCCCGCGCGAGGAAGCTCCGCGGGAGTCGTCCCAGCGGGAGATTGAATCCGGCAGTGGCATCGTGTCGCGAGTTCGTGCGGGTGAGCCAGTGAGCCCGGCGGTGGAGTCGCAGCCGCGCCAAGAGGCGCAGCGCGAGCCGGTGCAGCCCTCTGAGCTGCGGCCCGAAGATTACGGCCAGTTCCAGCGCCCGCCTATGCCCCCGCAACCGGGTCAGTAG
- a CDS encoding NfeD family protein yields MGALIWFIAAGILAGLELLVGEMTLLMLAAGALATAGISLLGVPLWAEVAMFAVSSAGFWFFLRPYLRKRLDTPMLYDESPRALVGSRAEVVEAITPTTGQVRFDGSIWSARALDPAEKIPAGQLVTVSAIDGPVAVVWKE; encoded by the coding sequence ATGGGTGCTTTGATCTGGTTCATAGCAGCTGGCATCCTCGCAGGACTTGAGCTTCTGGTCGGGGAAATGACGCTGCTCATGCTTGCAGCTGGAGCGTTGGCAACCGCTGGCATTTCGCTGCTCGGTGTCCCGTTGTGGGCGGAGGTGGCCATGTTCGCCGTCTCCTCCGCGGGGTTCTGGTTCTTTTTGCGCCCATACCTGCGCAAGCGCCTTGACACACCAATGCTTTACGACGAATCTCCGCGCGCCCTGGTGGGCTCACGTGCGGAAGTCGTAGAAGCGATCACTCCGACTACGGGGCAAGTGCGTTTCGATGGTTCTATCTGGTCTGCCCGGGCTCTGGATCCGGCGGAGAAGATTCCTGCCGGCCAGCTCGTGACCGTTTCCGCAATCGACGGCCCCGTGGCGGTCGTCTGGAAGGAGTAG
- a CDS encoding DUF3097 domain-containing protein, which produces MSTSRHDDRYGGDILKGHARTRKPTYPQVPAEPGMVVEVVGDDFVGAVVGSERTYDGDFVRLEDRRGTQRLFKLLPGAFLLEGQRVTLTRYVAPQQSAPTHSNSGSRKVQGVKAKVAMPSRIWVEGIHDAAIVERVWGHDLRVEGVVVEYLEGLDNLPERLAEFQPGPGRRIGVLADHLIEGTKESRLVENVGEHVLVTGHPYIDIWAAVKPASVGIRAWPDVPRGEDWKTGVCQRLGWSDPKDGWHRVYDSVSTFRDLDHTLIGAVERLVDFVTNPELSKADV; this is translated from the coding sequence ATGAGCACTTCGAGGCACGATGACCGTTACGGGGGCGACATCCTCAAAGGCCATGCACGGACGCGGAAACCGACGTATCCGCAGGTGCCGGCCGAGCCGGGGATGGTGGTCGAGGTGGTTGGCGACGACTTCGTCGGTGCCGTGGTCGGATCCGAGCGCACCTACGACGGTGACTTTGTGCGACTGGAAGACCGCCGCGGCACGCAGCGCCTGTTCAAGCTGCTCCCTGGCGCGTTTCTGCTCGAGGGGCAGCGGGTGACGTTGACGCGCTACGTGGCGCCGCAGCAAAGCGCACCCACGCATTCGAACTCCGGCTCGCGCAAGGTGCAGGGAGTCAAGGCGAAAGTGGCCATGCCGAGCCGCATCTGGGTGGAGGGCATCCACGATGCGGCGATTGTGGAGAGGGTGTGGGGCCACGACCTGCGCGTCGAGGGCGTGGTGGTCGAATACCTCGAAGGCTTGGACAACCTGCCGGAGCGTCTCGCCGAGTTCCAGCCGGGGCCCGGTCGACGTATCGGCGTGCTCGCGGACCACTTGATCGAAGGCACGAAGGAGTCCCGCCTCGTGGAGAATGTCGGCGAACACGTGCTGGTAACCGGCCACCCCTACATCGACATCTGGGCTGCGGTGAAACCCGCCAGCGTGGGCATTCGCGCGTGGCCGGACGTCCCGCGCGGCGAGGACTGGAAGACGGGCGTGTGCCAGCGGCTCGGGTGGTCGGACCCGAAGGACGGTTGGCATCGCGTCTACGATTCGGTTTCCACATTCCGCGACCTCGACCACACGCTGATCGGCGCGGTGGAGCGTCTGGTGGATTTCGTGACCAATCCGGAGCTTTCTAAGGCCGACGTGTAG
- a CDS encoding ferrochelatase has translation MALSDYDALFVLSFGGPEGEDEVIPFLENVTRGRGIPRERLAQVGEHYFHFGGVSPINGQNRELISRIEHALDERDHALPVYFGNRNWHPFAEETAKQIAEDGHRNVLVFATSAWGGYSACRQYDEDIQRIREVTPEIKYTKLWQFYGNPSFVDLMAQHTREALERAPESGTKVLFTAHSVPNAADDAAGGPSDANLYSRQVAEASRLIAEAAGVDDYEVVWQSRSGNPATPWLEPDIVDRAEELNETAGITHIIAVPVGFITDHMEVVWDLDTELKEACEARGMTLDRVPTVGLEQEFADMVVDIAECVAQGIEPQTLSTVTVQGCTVNGAPCAPECCAPVRR, from the coding sequence ATGGCGCTTTCTGACTACGATGCACTCTTCGTCCTTTCTTTCGGTGGTCCCGAAGGCGAGGACGAGGTCATTCCATTTCTGGAGAATGTCACGCGTGGCCGCGGCATTCCCCGCGAGCGGCTGGCTCAAGTCGGTGAGCACTACTTCCACTTTGGAGGGGTAAGCCCGATCAACGGGCAGAACCGCGAACTCATCAGCCGCATCGAGCATGCCCTAGATGAACGTGACCACGCGCTTCCCGTGTACTTCGGCAACCGCAACTGGCACCCGTTCGCAGAGGAAACGGCAAAGCAGATTGCAGAAGACGGGCACCGGAACGTGCTGGTCTTCGCCACAAGCGCATGGGGTGGCTACTCCGCCTGCCGCCAGTACGACGAGGATATCCAGCGCATCCGCGAAGTTACGCCGGAGATCAAATACACCAAGCTCTGGCAGTTTTACGGCAACCCGTCGTTTGTGGATCTCATGGCGCAGCACACCCGCGAAGCCCTCGAGCGAGCTCCGGAATCGGGTACCAAGGTGCTCTTCACCGCCCACAGTGTGCCCAACGCCGCCGACGATGCTGCCGGTGGTCCGAGCGACGCGAATCTCTACTCCCGCCAGGTGGCAGAAGCGTCGCGCTTGATCGCTGAGGCCGCAGGCGTCGATGATTACGAGGTCGTGTGGCAGTCTCGCTCGGGCAACCCTGCGACCCCGTGGCTCGAGCCGGACATCGTCGATCGTGCCGAGGAGCTCAACGAGACTGCCGGCATCACCCACATCATCGCCGTCCCGGTCGGTTTCATCACGGACCACATGGAGGTTGTCTGGGATCTGGACACCGAGCTCAAGGAGGCGTGCGAGGCCCGCGGCATGACGCTTGATCGCGTTCCCACCGTCGGCCTCGAGCAGGAGTTCGCGGACATGGTAGTTGACATCGCTGAGTGCGTCGCGCAGGGCATCGAGCCACAGACCCTCTCGACAGTCACGGTCCAGGGTTGCACAGTCAACGGTGCGCCCTGTGCGCCTGAGTGCTGCGCGCCGGTTCGTCGTTAA